One genomic segment of Rivularia sp. PCC 7116 includes these proteins:
- a CDS encoding DUF3326 domain-containing protein: MRPYTAILIIPTGVGAAIGGYAGDALPVAKAMAEVCDVLITHPNVLNGAMLYWNLPNALYVEGYGIDQFCQGYWGLQPVHQNKIGLIFDQGIEPDLRLRNIQATDAGRATLGLNLTDYVVTDAPLNVELRSAESGASWGTIGNPDSLLRAAEVLINKADANAIAVVARFPDYIDREAEQNYREGKGVDPIAGAEAVISHLIVREFQIPCAHSPIFSPPPLDANLSPRSAAEEIGYTFLPSVLVGLSRAPQFVNRECEGFSRNNDIWVNQVDAVVVPANACGSSALLSLSRRNTQIITVEENQTQMQVFPHALGMKTISANSYLEAIGILAARKAGINPSALSSTIFSLQSLI, encoded by the coding sequence ATGCGTCCATATACTGCTATTTTAATTATTCCAACTGGTGTTGGAGCAGCCATCGGGGGTTACGCTGGTGATGCTTTACCCGTCGCTAAAGCTATGGCTGAGGTTTGCGATGTTTTGATAACTCATCCTAATGTCCTCAATGGTGCAATGTTGTACTGGAATCTACCTAATGCTTTGTATGTTGAAGGTTATGGTATTGACCAGTTTTGTCAGGGATATTGGGGTTTACAGCCAGTACATCAAAATAAAATTGGTTTGATTTTTGACCAAGGAATTGAGCCGGATTTACGTTTGAGAAATATTCAAGCCACAGATGCAGGTAGAGCAACGCTAGGATTAAATTTAACTGATTATGTAGTTACCGACGCTCCCTTAAATGTAGAATTACGCTCTGCTGAATCCGGTGCAAGTTGGGGAACTATAGGCAATCCCGATAGCTTACTAAGAGCAGCGGAAGTGTTGATAAATAAAGCAGATGCTAACGCGATCGCAGTTGTTGCCCGTTTTCCCGATTACATTGATCGAGAAGCGGAGCAAAACTACCGTGAAGGGAAAGGAGTAGATCCAATCGCCGGTGCCGAAGCAGTAATTAGTCATTTGATAGTGCGAGAATTTCAGATTCCCTGCGCTCATTCTCCAATATTTTCTCCACCACCTTTAGACGCAAATTTATCACCGCGTTCTGCTGCGGAGGAAATAGGCTATACTTTTTTACCAAGCGTACTTGTGGGGTTAAGTCGCGCACCCCAATTTGTTAACAGGGAATGCGAAGGTTTTTCTAGGAATAACGATATATGGGTAAATCAAGTTGACGCAGTGGTAGTACCTGCTAATGCTTGTGGTAGCAGTGCTTTACTAAGTTTGAGTCGAAGAAACACTCAAATAATTACTGTAGAGGAAAATCAAACTCAGATGCAGGTTTTTCCTCATGCCTTGGGGATGAAAACAATATCAGCTAACTCCTACTTGGAAGCCATAGGGATATTAGCAGCTCGTAAAGCAGGTATCAATCCATCTGCTTTAAGTTCTACAATATTTTCTTTACAGTCGTTAATTTAG